The genomic interval TTCTGATTCATAGGCCAGCCATATCAAGTGTTCAGAAGTCTTTTAACTAGAGTTTTCCCTATGACTTAATGTGCTTCTCTAGAACTCCCCCACCCTTCTTTATTTGGAGGGGtaggtactgggggttgaactcaggggcactcaaccactgagccacattctcaggcatattttgtattttatttagagacaggttctcatttagttgcttagtgccttgccattgccaaagttggctttgaactcccaagcTGTGGTGTGCCACCTTGGCTAGCTTCTAGAAACTTTTTCAGTCTGAATTAAATACTGGGCTCTTCCAGACTCATACTCTATAGTCCCTACCCTGCCTGGATTTGCCTCTACCACCACACTATATTGAATTTTCACTCAAGCCAGTTCTTGAGAGCTGCCAGAGAGCAGCTCTCACAGCTCTTGACTAAGTTCATGCAAGCAGAGGATGATAATAGGCCAGGCTCTTCATCTCAGTACTGTAGACAATAATCAGCTGTGCTATAACCTCCCCTAGCTATTCTTTCCTCAGATGAAGTAGATAAATGTGTGGAATCTCAGACTTGGGCCAGCAAGGAGCCTCCAGAAGCTATTTAGCTATGATTTTATTAGTAACTGTCAGGCCAATCTACTTGGACATTCCCCTGAGATGGATCTCAAGGAGGATTGGAGTAATACACTGACTGGGGAAAACTCATCTTCAAGGCTGATACCACAACTATCTTAGTTCAACACATAGAGGAAAGACTTTTGGATCTCTAGAATTAACCTGGAATGGTTTGTCAAAACATTTTAGAGCGAGTTCATATTCCTATTTAGCTTTTGCAGTAGCACACCTGCCCCTTTCTTTGTATAAGCtgctctgttttttattttaacacagagAAGAGCATTACAAAGCTTAAGGGATGATAAGCAAGAAGGGCTATAGTCTTCAAGGCCTATTCACTCAAAGTAGAGTGATGGTCACAAATAAGAGCAGAAAAGCCTTTATCAGTTTGAGAAAGAGCTAATAAATCACTACTTGCCAGAAACTTGTGAGATTTGGGCTTCTGGGGAGATGGAGGAAGCATGTCATCCCATTAGACCCCATGGTCCAATTAAGACTTATTTGTACAAGCTTTTGTACTAACTAGGAAGAATTGAAGCTGTTTAGCCTCTCTGCTGCAACACACATTGGGCTACTCAACTCTCCTACAACCCACTCTAAGAAAtattgtttatttagagacagggtctcagtgagttgcttagcaccttgcctttgctgaggcaaAGGAAAAGGGATAATTTACCCCAACAAGGTAGAAACTAGCTTTGTTTCAGTTAGAGAATTTTAGGCATTGTTTCCTCTGGTTGAGAGAAATAAATATGCCCATGAAAAGTCACCCATGCCCCTACATATAAGCCAATCAAAGAAGGAATAGGAGGTGGGTAGCACTCTTATAGGGCATAAGAGCTCCTGCCTCTAGAGTCAACCAAAAAAAACAGCTATAACACCACAAGTCACATGTATaagggagacagagaaagaagattTTGGGGGCCATACAACCCAGAATGAGGAATTCACACCCGAAGTTACTAAGGATGTCTTTCGGGGATCACCACCACCCCTCTGTTTGTAAGAActcttttgcttttaattttctcaCTACCACCCTCCCTACTTTTCCCGTTTTCCTCACTCCCACTCAGACTATCCCCAGCAGATGCTACTGCCCTCTCAGTTTCTAGAGCCACAGCTGCCTCAAGACTATTAGTGGAAAAGTTCTCCTTTCTGCTCTAACCCTGGGACTTATAGGCTGTGGTGACTAAGCCCCACCCCTCTACGCCAAAGCACCTTGGATAAGCAGCTGATCCTCTAATTTCTCATAAGCTCTCTCCCAATCAGTAATTGGCTCCTGCCGACTTCATCAAAGAAAGTTTTTATTGCTAAGCTGTCTCTTCCTTCCATTAAAAGTGTGTCTTTCAACCCCCTAGGAATGGCCTAATTGGAAAAGCATGGTCAGCCTCTTTGTGGCAAAAACATATAACTATGCTCTGCTTTGCCCAAATTTCCTGTTGTTGAGAATTACCTAAGTTGCCCCAGGTCATCAGGTCTCTTCCCAGAAAATGATTCAGGTCTTGGGAGAGGGCCCAGGAGTCAGTGGTTTTAATAAGGTTTCCCAAGATTTGTATCTTCAAGGAAGGTAGTATAATACTAAAAAGTtggaattttaaagttttcttccaaGACAATTGCTTCCATTCGCCTATTATGTTTATCCCAATATTCTCTCATTAGTTGTTTTTTGGATTTGAGTTTCTCCAGCAATCCCCTgcaaaataagcattttttcttagaaataaaaacagagttCAACAGGGAACTTATCCTTATTTTCAGGGCTACCTCACTGCCCCACTTCATCTTTTCAATGGAATAAGCCACAGATGTGCTTGGAGGCATCTTTGACCAGCCAGTTCATCTGGACCAGTTCTGGAGCTTGCCTTCAGATCCCCTACTAAAACTAAGGTAGGTGATAGTCTAGGAGGGAACTATATAGAATGAGAAAGTTTTAGGACCTGGAAGGGTAGGCATGAGCTTCCAGATGACCATGGGAACACTCAAGTCTTTTGGAAAGAAGGTGTCTTTGTGTACATCATGGACTGTGGCAAGAGAACTTGATAAAAGATTTCTACCCTGGAATCAGAAGTATTCCACAAAAGGAAAAGGGTTAcactcaggatttttttttcttcttagtaattatttgaaagtttcctCGTAAACATTTGTTTCCCACTTAAATCAATTGtcaattttttctctctcaaagtTTCCTTCATTGTCATGATTTCTTGTCTTTACTCTTACTCTTCCTCCAAGAATTTCCTTTCCCTAGACATTATTTGATATTCAGCTGAGAAGCTAAATCTTTGTGAAAGCCTTCTCTGATTCTCAACCTTGATTCCATCTGCTCTCACCAAGTGCTTGTTTAGTTCTTTCTGAGGTACAAGTAACTAGTAAATATGAAATGGCCAAAATATGGTCTTCTCCTTAGGGGTCCTTGCACCCTGATAAGTTGGGagtccttttgtttgtttgttctttactTTGCTCTGTGCTAGCTTCGCATGCACCTGCTTCTAATGCCTGTTGTATTTCCCTTAAATTTAGTTGCTATCATATTTGTTTCCATTGCTGCATTGTAAGTTCCTGAAAGCATGATAGAATAACTTCAACTCTAAGCCAATAGTGTGGTACAAATGTGATGTTTCTTGAATAGATGAAGGGATgtatgaaagaaggaaaaggaggaggaagtgaCTACAAAAAGATCAAATTCTACCCCCTTCAGTGTTTTATCTGTAGCTTCAGAGTTGGGCCTGGTGATAACATGaaagaaatttctgaaatttcttgGGCTATGGAAATGATTCCAAATCCATAAGCCTAGGCTGCAAGATCAGGAAGAACATAGATTATGTGAGCAATAGAGGAAAAGAGATTTCAGGAAAGAACTAGGCTCTCTTTACCCATCCTTAGTTTGTGAGTTCAGTCCCTATCTTACAAAGCTATGAATGAATTCTGAGACCTTGGGAGATGGTATAGTGCAGAAATTAAATATGCAGTTTCTGTGTTCATACCTGATTCTATTGCTGACTATGTGACCTTGTGCAAGTTACATGATCTTTCTTGCTTCAGTTTCTTTACCACTAAATGGGGATGATTATGAATATAAAAGCACTTACCTCCCAGGATTATTATGAAGTTGAAATAAGTAAATCATAAAAAACACTTGGAAATGTGACTGGTACCTAGTACTAAGCTATGGTTACCTGCCATATAATATTTTTGGCTAAATTATATGTAGCTCAACAAAGGTTTAGCTGATATTAACTTAAATATATCTGGAAAAGCAAATTCAACACAGATGTGGCTCAAAACCATAACAAAGAGGCATATTGGGAATTGCTGGCAAATTTAAGGTGTTTTGGTAAAGGTCCCAGGCCATTGTAAGAGACAGAGCAATGAAGACAAGATAACCTCAGGGTGCAGAGGCAGATTGATCATGTTCTGGTGACTGAAGATGATGACTTCTCATTTCTTTGCAGAAAAATAACAGattataaaatgattaattttgtcTGTGATACATAATGACTTTGCATCATGAAGACTGTCATTACATgacagtcagaaaaaaaaaaactatcttctTGGTCTGTAGTTAGGCTCTAGAATCAGATTCTAGAAGCCAAATGGAGATAACAACTGCTTACCTCCTTCCCCAAGGAGAAACTGATAAGAAACTGTGGAACAGTATGGTGAGTATCCATAAGGGAACAGAAGGCTAGACATCAGCTTAAATCCAGCAGGCAGTGTCTGCTCCCCTAAGTAGATTCACTGGGAAAATATCTGTCCCCAAGTTGGAGTCTTTGCAGAGAAGGGTAACTATAAAACCACTTCTGGTGGTCACTGTGGTTTTTTCAAGAAGGGAGGGGTGGCAGCAAATCACATTCATGAGAAGCTTGTTCTGAATATAGTGGTTTCCTAGAAGAATAGAGACTGTGATTCCTTTCCAATTGTTCTCAATTCATACTTACCTGGAACCTTGAAAGCATTCTACTAAACCCATGTTTCTCATACTTTCCCATGCACAAAAATCACCTAGAGATTTTGTTAGAATGtagattcttcttttttatttatttatattagttcAATATTGATATACATAACATTGGGGTACATTCttacataattatacaagcatagaatataatttacttcaatcaatccccagtatgtcccccttttctcttctcctctttcccctattccctttcctttactgatcATTCTgctatttatatgtttttttaaattggtgccttatagatatatatataaaggtaaaattttctgtggtgtattcatacataGAAAAGTTTAATCAAATTTATCCCAccattcttccttttccccatccttcctccctatCCCTCAGTCTCCTCCTTCTAATCCACTATCTCTCTTCTTAAATACTGATTAGAATATGTAGATTCTAATCAATAAGTCTGGGATGGGATCTGAGATTCTGGGTTTCCAGCATGTTTCCAGGTGATATTCATACTGCTAGTATTGAGAAAATACTTTGAATAGCAACTTTAGAGCCCTTGTATGAAACATTATCACAATCAACAAGGAACTTCCTAGAAATGCAAATGCTCAGGTCCCACCTCAgcatcaaaacttttttttattagttgctcatgataatacaatgatcttgacatatcatacatttgaatcaatggAGTATTATATCAATCCATTAGGTGATTTTGGTGCTTGTATGCTTTTGAGAACCATTGTTAAAGATTCTATGTGAGCTATGCTCACTGAAAGGACAAAGCCTtagaaaaaatgataatattataGATCTGCACAATAATTACCCAAATTGTCTTTTAGGTGGACTCTGGGAAAAGTCCTTTCCTCGGGGAGGGACTGCCAAAGTGCTGGCCTCCACACCTTTCTGAAAACCCTCCATAAAATGAGCAGCTAGACTGACCAATCTGATGTGGAGCTTCCCTGCAAAACTAGCTCACCATCTAAGAAGAGGATTCTTGTGGTGGGCATTTTatgaaagggagaaaggagagaagaatttCTTGAAAttggaaagaagaaagcagatgCAGAGAAAGGGGATTCTCCAGTTTTGCAACTAATTGAGTACAATACACACAAACGGACATGGCCATGCTGCTGAACAGAGCCAATCTCTGCACTTGTTCAGAGACAAGCCAAGGCTGTGTGGCCCGTAAGAGGTCTTTGTGCCCAGAGGACAGAGAGAAAGGACAAGGAAACACTTTTCACAAAATTCACTATGTTCTCATTCAGTGAATTAATGATGAAAACTAAATTAAATCCTCAAGTCttattcattttggttttttttatttttattgttggttgttcaaaacaataCATAGTTCTTGatttatcatatttcacattgtgattcaagtgggttatgaactccatttttaccccaaatacagattgcagaatcacatcggttacacatccactgatttacatattgccatactagtgtctgttgtattctgctgcctttcctatgctctactatcccccctccctcccctcccctcttctctctctacctcacctactgtaattaatttctcccccttgtttttttcccctttcccctcacttcctcttgtatgtaattttgtataaccctgagggtctccttccattttcatgcaatttttcttccctctccctttccctcccacctctcatccctgtttaatgttaaacttcttctcatgctcttcctccctactctgttcttagttactctccttatatcaaagaagacatttgacatttgttttttagggattggctagcttcacttagcataatctgctctaatgacatccatttccccacaaattctatgattttgtcattttttaatgcagagtaatagaccattgtgtataaatgccacatttgttttatccattcatctattgaagggcatctaggttggttccacagtctagctattgtgaattgtgctgctaagaacatcgatgtagcagtgaccctgtagtatgctctttttaggtctttggggaatagactgagaaggggaatagctgggtcaaatggtggttccattcccagctttacaagaaatctccatactgcttttcaaattgaccacaccaatttgcagtcccaccaccaatgtacaagtgtacccttttccccacatcctcgccagcacttgttgttgtttgacttcataatggctgccaatctgactggagtgagatggtatcttagggtggttttgatttgcatttctctgactgctacagatggtgagcattttttcatgtacttgttgattgattgtacgtCCTcgtctgagaagtgtctgctcaggtccttggcccattggttgattggattatttattttcttattgtttaattttcagaTTATGTCTGGGTTAGAGATgcgtattattttattattatttttgtagttcCCACAAAGATAGAATTTCTAGTGTCTGAATGACTGACTTATagagaaaataaactattttattttattttccagcccagtaaaataaagtaaaaaatgatgGACAGACAGAAAATCactaaattttagttttgtgaatTAAGAGCATAGTGCTCCTTCCCCCAGATTACTAAGTACTACCACCATCATTCAATATAAGAAGGAAAACTATAAAATCCATGTGCCTAAAAGGAATAGATCAAAGAGCAATCTTTAATACTGACTTCCTTTAATCTTAAGTAAAGatttattaaagatttatttaatttattaattaaagatttattttcttcatttctccatACTGGTGATAAGAATTTCATAAACTGTATCTGACCTGGAATCTTGCAAACTCCTTATCAGGTCATAAAAGGATTAGAGCTAAGTTACTCCAACAAAAAGCACTCCAAATACAGAGGTTTAATTAATATTACAcataatggaaattttttttcctgaaatgccCTGGAGGCATTGCTTTGCCAGTGGGTtactatatattttctcttatagttCTGTCCCCACTTGCTGGTCTAAGGGAGGTAGCTTCCACATTAATATTCCAGATAATAGTAAGGGAAGTGTGCAAGGTGAACTCAAGTAGGTTCATATTAAAGAAGTTGATCCAGAAGTTGTACCCATAACTTTCCTGGCATTGTTTTCATGGAGGCTACACTAAGAAATGTGATTTACAGTATGGTGGTCATATGTCCAATTAAAACTTGAGGTCAAAGTGGAATGTATATTGTCAGGTAGTCTATCAAAAAAGCTCCTCAGGCACTGTCATATGAATGAAGGGGAGTATCATGTTCTATCACTTTTCTTAAGCAGTATGTCTGGGAAGAAAGAGAACATTGTCTAATATAATTCTACATTAACATAGATGTCCACATGAAAATTTTCCTTACACCTATTTACACATCTCTTAACTGTATTTAATACATTTCTTAATTGTTAATTTGACTACAGTTCTTGATTTGACTTGAAGTTTTATATACATTCATTGTATTATATTCAtgtatttgtatttccttatCATTCCTACTTCCCATTTATTTACAATGTTAAACCTTTTATCTAGTAAAATTCTTGGTAAATGATGAGTACCAATTTTGTGATCTTTttttggagggtactggggattgaattcaggtcaCTTGACCACtatccctgttttgtattttatttagagacagggtctcactgagttgcttaacaccttgcttttgctgaggctggctttcaactcaggatcctcctgccacagcctcctgagccaatgggattatacTGTGTGCCACTATGCATGGCTTAGATGGTCTTTAAATGAATTGACAGAGCCCCTATTGATAAAGGCCAATATTTCTTTAGTTCTCTATACTCTCATATTATCCCACCTAACTCATGACTTTACTGAACATTTTTCTATTGATAGTGTTTTCTTCACTGCATTCTTTACATCTTTGTTTCTTAAAGTGTAGATCAGAGGGTTAAGGCTTGGTGTGATGACTGTGTAGAAGAGAGTAAAAAACTTTCCTTGTTCTTGGGATGTGGTATTCTGTGGCTTCATGTACATATAAATGGCTGTCCCATAAAATAGAGTTACTACTGTGAGGTGGGAACCACATGTATTGAGGACCTTTTTCCACCCTCCTGCTGACTTGATCCTCATCACAGCTCGAGTGATAACTCCATATGAAATGAGAATAAGTGATAGAGGTACTAGAAGAAATACTACTCCAAGAGTAAAGATAACAATCTCAATTACTCTTGAATAGACACAAGCCATCTTGATCAGTGCTGGCATTTCACAGAAAAAGTTATCCACCTCCCGGTTCCCACATCTTGGCAACTTCATAGTCAAAGAGCAAAGAATTAAGGCACTTCCAAGGCCACCCAGCCAGGAGGTCAGCACCATCTTCTGGCAAAGCTCAGGGTGCATTATTACTGTGTAGTGAAGGGGTTGACAGATAGCAGCATAGCGATCATAGGCCATTACAGCCAAGAGAAGACATTCTGTGGCTCCCAGGTCAAGGGCAAAGAAGAATTGGAGCACACACCCTCCATATGTAATAGATTTTTGGGGGCCCCATATATTTACCAGCATCTGGGGGATAATGCTAGCTGTATAACAGAGgtccaaaaaagacaaattagATAAGAAGAAATACATGGGGGTATGAAGCTGGGTGTCTAGATAAGTTACAAGAATGATGGTTGTGTTTCCTACCAGAGTCACAATATAGAAGATGAAGACAACCACAGAGATGATGCTTTCTAGTTGAGGTTGATCAGAAAACCCTAGAAGGATGAAGTCTGTTGTGGAACTTTCATTGATTATTTCCATTGTTCCTAtggaagtaaaggaaaaaaatgtcagtttcaGATAGAATTGAAAATGTATGTTGTTGTCATGTGTATTGAACCTccttatttgtttgcttttcgcatttggaatttttaacatttctttttgtttagtaGCCAGAGCTTCAACATGTTATATCTACAGTGAGTCTATTGATATATGTTAAACTCGTCATGCTGAATTTTAAATCACTGAGAAGGGCTAATAAACTATGCTACCCATGTTCCTGTGCATTTTCTTTAAGTAATAATTCCATAGTTATATAATTTCAAGATGGGAATGTATATTTGTGTAGCTATTCCTCTTGAAACTAAGATATAAGCATCACTTAATTGTGATACATCTTTCCCTTACTAAAGAAGTTGAGTTTGAGGTAGAAAGTTAAGTTACATATTTCCTTTGAATAAGCTCCACCATTTGTTATAGAATCATTTTACTTATTGCCTTCTAAATATCTACATCTCAAACAATATAATCGTAATCAAAATCATTGCTCACcttctcctttttatattttcttcttcttcaacaTTGCTGGCATTGTAGTTATTGTATTGATTTTGGTGTTTGCTGAATTTTCATAGTAAGACAAAATGTAGATAAATTATCTCAAATTATAGGAGATAGGTTGAGCTAGGATATAGCAGGAACTATGTTAAACTCTTCAAATGTTTTGGTTGTAAAATGCACTGGTTTTTTTGGATTGCTTGCATTTGGgatgttgttttaaaaacaactaatttttaaaaattggtacattataattgtacataatagtgggattcattgtgatgtatGTTTATATGCACATATCATAACTTGGTCagttttattccccagtaccttttCTTTCCCTACTCAAGACTTTCATCCTCTATTATTCTGGTCTCCCTTTATTTTCATGAGACAACCCCcatatttccattttccttttttctctttagtttcctcatatttgaaaaaattaaaccCTTGACTTTTATGAACCTGGATcatttgcttagcataatgttgtcaagttttatcctttttttctgcacataatttctgttttgtttatgactgaataaaattgTGTCCATAATCCTATACtttctttatcaatttatctGTTGAGGGACATCTATTTTGAttctataatttggctattgtgaatagtgctgtgcTAAGCATGGGTATGCTTGTATCTCTACTGTGTGCTAACTTTATGTCTTTTGGGTAAATGCTGAGCAGTAGTATAAGTGAATCATCTGGTATATccattccattcctagtttttttgaggaatctgatttccatagtggctgtattAGTTTGCATTTCCATCAACAATATATAAATGTTCCTCCCCAATCCCATATCCttactagcatttattattatttgtattcttgatggctgccattctaaatgtggtgagattaaatctcagtgtaattttgagttgcatttcccATATTGctaaagatgaacattttttccatttgacatttgtattttttcttttgagaggtatctgtttattttatttgcctATATGttaatttttgatgttttttgagttttttgatttctttcagtCCTGGCTATTGATCttttgtcagaagagtagctggcaaagattttctcccattctgtaggctccttATGCACccttttaattgtttctttagctctgaagaagttttttaatttgatgcatcACACTTATTACTTCTATTGAAACTAACTGATTTTTCGCAAGGTGCTCAGAGAACACACTGGGGAAAGGATagtattttcaataaatagtgcttAAAAAATTGGATATACACATTCAGATAATAAAATTAGATCCTTATCACTCATCAGCTATTAAAAAAAGTCAACTCAGTATAGGTTAGAGACTTACCTAGACCTGCAACTATGAAATAACTAGAAGAAAAGATAGGGGAAACATTTCAGGACTTTGGAATGGGGAAAtccttttttttggaaaagaccccaaaagcacagggataataaataaaaataggcaaatgTAGTCATATCAAACTAAGAATGTTCTGCATGTATACGAATCAATCGACTGCATGAAGAGACATTTATATCAagggagaagatatttgcaaattatGTATCTAACAAGGAATTAATAGCAATATTATGTAAGAACTCCAAAATTTCAGTagcaaaaacacacaaaactccCAAAtctcaatatataaaaatggtcAGTTGACATAAAAAgacttttttcaaaagtatacATGTAAATGgtcaacaggtatatgaaaaaatgctcaatatcttcAGTCAGGGAAACTCAAATAAAAACTACAGTGATGTATCCCCTCACCTCAGTAAGAATGgctattaaaaagagaataattgCTGGTGCAGTTTTGGTGAAAATGGAATCCTTGTAAACTGTAGGTGAatatgtaaattagtataaccattatggaaaaagTAAAGCTATTCCTCAAaatggaaatcagtatgttgaagaaatATCTGTGCTCCTATGATTATTGCAGCACTCTTTACAGTAGGTAAGAAATGGAGACAAGTTAAGTGTCCAActaatgaatagattaaaaaaacatgatacatatatgcaatggaaAGTTGATTAATGTTAGAAGTAAGAAGTCTGGTAAGCTATTGTAAAGAAGGGTAGGtaacaataatgtactgtatatcttaaaaagctagaaaaaagtATAGTGAAAGTTTTCTccataaaaaatagtaaatatttgagaagataAATATGTATAACcagatttaaacattatatattgcatacatgtattgaaacatcatatGCTGTAACATTATTATGTAATTCATACatattagttaaaataaatttaatttacatgcaaaattattttaaagaaaaattaagttgGGATGATGTTCGGAATATaaagatttatgaattttaaattggAACAAACCTAAGCCTGAATCTAGCCTTCTGTTCTGTACAGGAGATTTTTCCACAGAATATTCACACAGCAACTATTTTTTGCATATAAAGCAGTCTTTTTCCTTTAGTCACTGCCTCTTACTTATATTAAGGTCTAAAATGCTTCTTTGTAATATCCAGgcattgcctttaaaaaaaacctgaaaagacCAAAGAGAATTAAATTCAATATGggttaattaaaagaaaaccagTTTTAGTATAACATAAAACATGTATACAATGAACAACAGAAAACCAGTAAAAGCTTAATAATTTAGGTGAATATTCTTGCAACTCTCACCTGAGTTAAGAAATAGAATATTGCTAACTACCCCAGAAGTTTCTCTTTGTGCCTCATTGTAAATCATAACTCTTCCATGTCCCTGGAATTATCCACTTCCTTATAATCACCTCCTTGTGATTTAGTAGCTTAATTAGCTAAATGAACATGTAGGTGATGTTGTTTAGTTTGGTTTACATAAAAATCTTATATGTGTTTTAAATATGCTTTAATATTAGAATTTATAATCTACATACTCTCAGAatattctttttctgaaaaatcaCCATTTGTTCCTAATGCAGCATGATCTTTAATTACCATGGTTTTCTGTTGGTTCTCCATAAGACATACCAAGATTCACAATGCCTCAAATTAGTGTATTTAAAAGTAAGCACAATAATCCTCCAGATATGCAACACTACTGAAGAGAATAGTGAACATCTATGTTCTGAATACGTTTTCTGGAGTATttgttagttattattatttttttttggatgaaGTTTCATTATATTGCTCATGCTGGCCTTAAGCTTTTGGGTTC from Ictidomys tridecemlineatus isolate mIctTri1 chromosome 8, mIctTri1.hap1, whole genome shotgun sequence carries:
- the LOC101955078 gene encoding putative olfactory receptor 2W6; amino-acid sequence: MEIINESSTTDFILLGFSDQPQLESIISVVVFIFYIVTLVGNTTIILVTYLDTQLHTPMYFFLSNLSFLDLCYTASIIPQMLVNIWGPQKSITYGGCVLQFFFALDLGATECLLLAVMAYDRYAAICQPLHYTVIMHPELCQKMVLTSWLGGLGSALILCSLTMKLPRCGNREVDNFFCEMPALIKMACVYSRVIEIVIFTLGVVFLLVPLSLILISYGVITRAVMRIKSAGGWKKVLNTCGSHLTVVTLFYGTAIYMYMKPQNTTSQEQGKFFTLFYTVITPSLNPLIYTLRNKDVKNAVKKTLSIEKCSVKS